A stretch of Castanea sativa cultivar Marrone di Chiusa Pesio chromosome 2, ASM4071231v1 DNA encodes these proteins:
- the LOC142624180 gene encoding uncharacterized protein LOC142624180, with protein sequence MKTVLSSSSTATTTSAKSSTTTATATAVAMEDERSEIRDSCYYPGCRKDANCNCEICLASINATLDLMPVSVHKTTLTKLSSSCAQNNDVERTPISFNASILSTPRSSSRPVLASPVLKSSARSNLMVRMEKSEKEWVWKGWFVKLVVGLCLIFVVEFGFSSGVCGILRPVLSPEIVKHVGEKAWVVQDLKGKLRFVQRELQGLVVDGEVSNCSYVNSIWEIDQDGLLLNSRCTLYKTAMEEVSIWGWPLQTAGLLTTGFSSRSFTILSGRVTEWSDGNVGYLTRKGNTSWVHRKWGASVVQLNPNTWVLEYRRSSILDNSRLSTAAIEFLKYRISKKVGKVKRGFWLFSAFKSNQFSQFTANYDTKIPT encoded by the exons ATGAAAACTGTCCTTTCATCCTcatcaacagcaacaacaacctCTGCGAAATCCAGCACCACCACCGCCACGGCCACAGCCGTAGCCATGGAAGACGAGCGGTCTGAAATTCGAGACAGCTGCTACTACCCTGGGTGTAGAAAAGATGCAAATTGCAACTGTGAGATTTGCTTGGCTAGCATCAATGCCACGCTTGATCTCATGCCCGTCAGTGTCCACAAAACCACACTCACAAAGCTCTCATCTTCTTGTGCCCAAAACAACGACGTCGAACGCACTCCCATCTCTTTCAATGCTTCGATTCTGTCCACACCCAGGTCGAGTTCTCGCCCTGTTTTGGCATCCCCGGTTCTCAAATCGAGTGCGAGATCGAATTTGATGGTGAGGATGGAGAAGAGTGAAAAAGAGTGGGTTTGGAAGGGTTGGTTTGTGAaattggtggtgggtttgtgctTGATTTTTGTGGTGGAGTTTGGTTTTTCTAGTGGGGTTTGTGGGATTTTAAGGCCAGTGTTGTCGCCGGAAATTGTTAAGCATGTTGGCGAGAAAGCTTGGGTGGTGCAAGATTTGAAGGGAAAGCTGAGGTTTGTGCAGAGAGAGTTGCAAGGTCTTGTTGTTGATGGGGAGGTTTCAAATTGCAGCTATGTTAATTCTATTTGGGAAATTGATCAG GATGGTTTGCTCTTGAATTCGCGTTGTACATTGTACAAGACAGCAATGGAGGAGGTGAGCATATGGGGATGGCCTTTGCAGACTGCAGGATTGCTGACAACTGGTTTTTCTTCCCGATCTTTCACTATCTTATCTGGCAGAGTCACAGAG TGGTCCGATGGAAACGTGGGGTATTTGACTCGGAAGGGAAACACTTCATGGGTGCACCGGAAGTGGGGTGCCTCAGTCGTGCAATTAAATCCAAATACCTGGGTTCTTGAGTACCGGCGGAGCTCAATTTTGGATAACTCAAGATTATCTACAGCAGCAATAGAGTTCTTGAAGTATAGGATTTCAAAGAAGGTTGGAAAGGTGAAGCGAGGGTTTTGGCTCTTCTCTGCTTTTAAAAGCAACCAGTTCAGTCAGTTTACAGCAAATTATGATACGAAGATCCCAACTTGA
- the LOC142623972 gene encoding pentatricopeptide repeat-containing protein At4g14820 yields MSSLSLTPLAFSPHPTKPNTTTTTAAATTTLIQLRQVHAQILRRSNLNPPSNSLLLQLLLSSFTLSPHHLDYALHVFEQIPTPHTHLSNTLLRELSRKAEPKKALLVYERMRRKEGLGVDRFTFPPLLKAVSKASALAEGMEIHGLAAKLGFDSDPFVETGLVGMYAACGRILEARLVFDKMSHRDVVTWSIMIDGYCQSGLFDYVLQLFEEMKASNVKPDEIVLSKIVSACGHAKNLSYGKAIHEFITENNIVVDPHLQSALVTMYASCGSIDFAQELFNKMSTKNLIVSTAMVCAYSKLGQVENARMIFDQLVEKDLVCWSAMISGYAESDRPQEALKLFNEMQVLGMKPDQVTMLSVISACAHLGALNQAKWIHLFVDKNGFGRALPISNALIDMYAKCGSLERARQVFEKMRRKDVISWTSMISAFAMHGNANDALNFFYQMQDEKIKPNGVTFVGVLYACSHSGLVEEGRRIFSSMINEHNITPKHEHYGCMVDLLSRANLLREALDLVETMPLAPNVVIWGSLMAACQVHGETELGEFAAKQLLELEPDHDGALVVLSNIYAKERRWNDVGEVRNLMKYRGISKERGHSRIELNNEVHEFLMADRYHKQAEQIYEKLDEVVSELKQVGYAPKTCSVMVDLEEEEKQEMVLCHSEKLALCYGLISNAKGSCIRIVKNLRICEDCHTFMKLVSKVYGREIVVRDRTRFHHCKNGDCSCKDYW; encoded by the exons ATGTCAAGCCTCAGCCTAACCCCCTTAGCCTTCTCTCCCCACCCCACCAAACCCAAtactaccaccaccaccgccgccgCCACTACCACCCTCATCCAACTCAGACAAGTCCACGCCCAAATCCTCCGCCGCTCCAATCTCAACCCCCCTTCTAActccctcctcctccagctTCTCCTCTCTTCTTTCACACTATCCCCTCACCACCTCGACTATGCCCTCCATGTGTTCGAACAAATTCCCACCCCTCACACCCATCTTTCCAACACGCTCCTGCGCGAGTTGTCACGCAAGGCTGAGCCCAAAAAGGCCCTCTTGGTGTACGAGAGGATGAGGAGGAAAGAGGGACTTGGTGTGGACAGGTTCACCTTCCCACCATTGCTGAAGGCAGTGTCAAAGGCTTCGGCTTTGGCTGAGGGGATGGAGATTCATGGGCTTGCGGCAAAGTTGGGTTTTGATTCGGACCCTTTTGTGGAGACGGGTTTGGTTGGGATGTATGCTGCGTGTGGGCGGATTTTGGAGGCAAGGttggtgtttgataaaatgtctcACCGGGATGTTGTTACGTGGAGTATTATGATTGATGG GTACTGCCAGAGTGGCCTTTTTGATTATGTATTGCAGCTCTTTGAAGAGATGAAGGCATCTAATGTGAAACCAGATGAGATTGTTCTTTCTAAAATTGTTTCTGCATGTGGCCATGCCAAAAATTTAAGCTATGGGAAAGCAATCCATGAGTTCATTACCGAAAATAATATTGTGGTAGACCCTCATTTACAGAGTGCTCTTGTCACCATGTATGCAAGTTGTGGATCTATAGATTTTGCTCAGGAATTGTTCAATAAGATGTCaacaaaaaacttaattgtttCCACTGCCATGGTTTGTGCATATTCAAAGCTTGGACAGGTTGAAAATGCTCGCATGATTTTTGATCAGTTGGTTGAGAAAGACTTGGTCTGTTGGAGTGCCATGATATCTGGTTATGCTGAGAGTGATCGTCCTCAAGAAGCTCTTAAATTATTCAATGAAATGCAAGTGTTAGGAATGAAACCTGATCAAGTTACCATGTTGAGTGTCATCTCAGCTTGTGCTCATCTTGGTGCATTGAACCAAGCCAAATGGATCCATTTATTTGTTGACAAGAATGGATTTGGAAGAGCTTTGCCCATTAGCAATGCTCTTATTGATATGTATGCCAAATGTGGCAGCTTGGAAAGAGCAAGACAGGTATTTGAGAAGATGCGAAGAAAAGATGTGATATCTTGGACCAGTATGATCAGTGCCTTTGCCATGCATGGGAATGCAAATGATGCATTAAACTTCTTCTATCAAATGCAAGATGAAAAGATTAAGCCTAATGGGGTTACATTTGTTGGTGTGCTCTATGCTTGTAGTCATTCAGGCTTAGTTGAGGAGGGCCGTAGAATTTTTTCATCCATGATTAATGAGCATAATATCACTCCAAAACATGAGCATTATGGTTGCATGGTTGACCTCTTAAGCCGTGCCAATCTCTTGAGAGAAGCTCTGGATCTAGTAGAAACAATGCCTTTGGCACCTAATGTTGTCATATGGGGATCCTTGATGGCTGCTTGTCAGGTTCATGGTGAGACTGAATTAGGAGAATTTGCTGCAAAACAGCTTCTTGAGCTGGAGCCAGATCATGATGGTGCCCTTGTcgtcttatcaaatatttatgCCAAAGAAAGAAGATGGAACGATGTTGGTGAGGTGAGGAACCTCATGAAATATAGAGGTATTTCCAAGGAGAGAGGACATAGTAGGATAGAATTAAATAATGAGGTACATGAGTTTTTGATGGCAGATAGATATCATAAACAAGCAGAACAAATCTATGAAAAATTAGATGAGGTGGTTAGCGAGTTGAAGCAGGTTGGTTATGCTCCAAAGACCTGCAGCGTTATGGTTGATctagaagaggaagaaaagcaAGAAATGGTTCTCTGCCATAGTGAGAAGTTGGCACTTTGTTATGGACTGATTAGTAATGCAAAAGGGTCTTGCATTCGCATAGTGAAAAATCTTAGGATTTGTGAGGATTGTCATACTTTTATGAAGTTGGTATCAAAAGTGTATGGGAGAGAGATTGTTGTTAGAGATAGGACTAGGTTTCACCATTGCAAGAATGGTGACTGTTCTTGTAAAGACTATTGGTAA